A region of Maniola jurtina chromosome 7, ilManJurt1.1, whole genome shotgun sequence DNA encodes the following proteins:
- the LOC123866801 gene encoding endocuticle structural glycoprotein SgAbd-5-like has protein sequence MLALKLVTLCTLLVAFSAQDTKEPVEIISEKTFANENGYNFEFKTSDGVSRKEEGQLITVGDQQGIGVKGSYSYLAPDGLQYIVSYTADDKGYKPTIRIASDNNS, from the exons ATGCTCGCTTTG aaaCTTGTCACACTTTGCACATTGTTGGTAGCTTTCTCAGCACAGGATACCAAAGAACCAGTTGAAATTATCTCTGAAAAAACATTCGCTAACGAAAATGGATATAACTTCGA attCAAAACCAGCGATGGAGTTTCCCGCAAAGAGGAGGGTCAACTTATCACCGTAGGAGATCAACAGGGTATTGGAGTGAAAGGATCCTACTCATACCTGGCTCCTGATGGACTGCAGTACATAGTATCGTACACAGCTGATGATAAGGGATACAAACCTACGATCAGAATTGCATCAGACAATAATAGTTAA